One genomic segment of bacterium includes these proteins:
- a CDS encoding geranylgeranyl reductase family protein: protein MNDDWDAAVIGAGPAGCAAGITLARAGKRVVMVDKARFPRPKACGDGLTAGALRILEGLGLDPAPISTWMPVEDVYIRSPSGRTVEFPLPRSGGQFAAVVPRAELDNALVEKAKAEGVDLAEGAACQGLSEDDGRVTLELEGTGTMTAGYAIAADGMWSPTRKFLGLAHDGYRGDWHAFRQYWSGVDTQASRALWVWFEEEILPGYVWSFPLPDGRANVGFGVRRDGPVAVGDMGKLWRDLLERDHIRAVLGDGAAPETSHRAWPIPARIDKISLTARRTMFTGDAAAATDPMSGEGIAQALITGIGAANAVLTGGGDANLVMAHYRRFVRQELFADHRMARRLGRVLATRPGARGAVRIAGLTPWTRRNFARWLFEDYPRSIITTPRRWRHKPLTTPGAYR, encoded by the coding sequence TTCCCCCGTCCCAAAGCGTGCGGCGACGGACTCACTGCCGGCGCCCTGAGGATCCTGGAAGGCCTAGGGCTGGACCCGGCCCCCATCTCCACGTGGATGCCAGTGGAGGACGTCTACATCCGATCGCCCTCAGGCCGCACTGTCGAGTTTCCACTTCCCCGATCGGGCGGTCAATTCGCCGCGGTTGTCCCCCGGGCCGAGTTGGACAACGCCCTGGTGGAGAAGGCCAAGGCCGAGGGCGTTGATTTGGCGGAGGGCGCCGCCTGCCAGGGGCTTTCCGAGGATGACGGCCGAGTGACCCTGGAATTGGAGGGCACAGGGACGATGACCGCTGGCTACGCCATTGCTGCTGATGGGATGTGGTCGCCCACCCGCAAGTTCCTGGGGCTGGCCCACGACGGATACCGGGGCGACTGGCATGCGTTCCGCCAGTACTGGTCGGGGGTGGACACTCAGGCCAGCCGGGCATTGTGGGTGTGGTTTGAGGAGGAGATCCTGCCTGGCTATGTCTGGTCGTTTCCCCTGCCCGACGGCCGGGCCAACGTGGGGTTCGGCGTGCGCCGGGACGGCCCGGTGGCGGTGGGCGATATGGGCAAGCTGTGGCGAGACCTGCTGGAGCGAGACCACATCCGAGCCGTGCTGGGCGATGGCGCCGCCCCTGAGACGTCTCACCGGGCCTGGCCCATTCCCGCCCGTATAGACAAGATCTCCCTGACTGCCCGTCGAACCATGTTCACCGGCGACGCCGCGGCAGCCACCGACCCGATGAGCGGCGAGGGCATCGCCCAGGCCCTGATCACCGGTATTGGTGCGGCCAACGCCGTGCTCACCGGCGGCGGTGACGCCAACCTGGTGATGGCCCACTACCGCCGTTTTGTGCGCCAAGAGCTGTTCGCCGACCATCGCATGGCCCGCCGTCTGGGCCGGGTTTTGGCCACCCGCCCCGGGGCCCGGGGAGCGGTGCGCATCGCCGGGCTCACCCCTTGGACCCGGCGAAACTTCGCCCGCTGGCTCTTCGAAGACTACCCCCGGTCCATCATCACCACCCCCCGCCGCTGGCGCCACAAACCCCTCACCACCCCCGGCGCTTACCGCTAG
- a CDS encoding SDR family oxidoreductase gives MALSFDNRVAIVTGAGGGLGRLYALELARRGARLVINDLGGAADGTGASEGPAQLVANEINDGGGEAMADTNSVATSEGGAAITATAMEAFGRVDIVINNAGILRDKTFHKLEDDQLHPVLAVHLRGAFNVTRPAFVQMREQGYGRIVCATSNAGVLGNFGQSNYSAAKMGLVGLTNTLALEGAKYNIKANCIAPVATTRMTEAILGEEVKETMNPELVTPVVCFLAHEDCPVSGEVYSAAGGTVARFFIGRTPGYYNPDLTVEDVAENFDQIRDESGYKVLNDANHEVGVAYKMIRAAPE, from the coding sequence ATGGCATTGAGTTTTGACAACAGGGTTGCGATCGTCACGGGAGCCGGCGGCGGGCTGGGGCGACTGTACGCCCTGGAGCTGGCCCGGCGGGGGGCCCGGTTGGTGATCAACGACTTGGGCGGGGCCGCTGATGGCACCGGGGCCAGCGAGGGCCCGGCCCAGTTGGTGGCCAACGAGATCAATGACGGCGGCGGCGAGGCGATGGCCGACACCAACTCGGTGGCCACCTCCGAGGGCGGGGCCGCCATTACTGCCACCGCGATGGAAGCGTTCGGGCGGGTGGACATTGTGATCAACAACGCCGGAATCCTGCGGGACAAGACCTTCCACAAGCTGGAGGACGATCAGCTCCACCCGGTACTGGCCGTCCATCTTCGGGGGGCGTTCAACGTCACCCGGCCGGCTTTCGTCCAGATGCGCGAGCAGGGCTATGGCCGCATCGTCTGCGCCACATCCAACGCAGGAGTGCTGGGCAACTTTGGCCAGTCCAACTACAGCGCGGCCAAGATGGGCCTTGTCGGGCTCACCAACACGCTGGCTCTGGAGGGGGCCAAGTACAACATCAAGGCCAACTGCATCGCGCCGGTGGCCACCACCCGCATGACCGAGGCCATACTCGGCGAGGAGGTCAAAGAGACCATGAATCCTGAGCTGGTCACTCCGGTGGTGTGCTTTCTGGCCCATGAGGACTGTCCGGTCTCGGGCGAGGTGTACTCCGCGGCCGGCGGCACGGTGGCCCGTTTCTTCATCGGCCGGACCCCCGGCTACTACAACCCCGATCTCACCGTGGAGGACGTGGCTGAGAATTTCGATCAGATTCGCGACGAGTCCGGCTACAAGGTTCTGAACGACGCCAACCACGAGGTGGGCGTGGCCTACAAGATGATCCGTGCTGCCCCGGAATGA
- a CDS encoding phosphatase PAP2 family protein, producing MTADMAEHPDDASDAADLLKDLDDEDIQDVAFFGEAPGYEALDEEGFEDETPEGTSAAVEAFDEAAEQLFNRLRGHPMADRVFYTASELGNFSILWHALAWAGATSKRGRRRALRVSVALAVESALVNGPIKSAFNRSRPLAERDHPHRLRQPLTSSFPSGHASAAVVAAALLAESRRRRWPFWAAASVVAASRVHVRIHHASDVVVGALVGAVIARLFKKIWPLR from the coding sequence ATGACCGCTGACATGGCCGAACACCCCGATGACGCTTCTGACGCGGCCGACTTGCTAAAGGACCTCGACGACGAGGACATCCAGGACGTGGCGTTCTTCGGCGAAGCGCCCGGCTACGAGGCGCTAGACGAGGAGGGGTTCGAAGACGAAACCCCCGAAGGCACGTCGGCGGCTGTGGAGGCATTCGACGAGGCCGCCGAGCAGCTTTTCAACCGTCTCCGGGGCCATCCGATGGCCGACCGGGTGTTCTACACCGCCTCAGAACTGGGCAACTTCAGCATCCTGTGGCACGCCCTGGCCTGGGCTGGTGCGACCTCCAAGCGGGGTCGGCGCCGAGCCCTGCGGGTGTCTGTAGCTTTGGCGGTGGAGTCAGCGCTGGTCAACGGACCGATAAAATCAGCCTTCAACCGCTCCCGGCCGCTGGCTGAGCGCGACCATCCGCACCGGCTGCGCCAGCCGCTCACCAGCAGCTTTCCGAGCGGCCATGCCAGCGCCGCGGTGGTAGCCGCCGCGCTCTTGGCCGAGTCCCGACGCCGCCGCTGGCCGTTCTGGGCGGCCGCCTCAGTGGTGGCGGCCAGCAGGGTCCATGTGCGCATCCACCACGCTTCCGACGTGGTGGTCGGCGCCCTGGTGGGCGCAGTGATCGCCCGGCTGTTCAAGAAGATCTGGCCGCTTCGCTAG
- a CDS encoding methyltransferase domain-containing protein yields the protein MADHNTVSVYEDRAAEWRAERQPKSTSAVEAFAALDRPDGITADLGCGPGWHTAALAGPALPSPALAIDAARSMLEMVPEHAPDALRCRADLAALPLATGSLAGAWASRSYVHLDRRHVPLALADLHRALAVGAPVELHIFEGDADFEPFSDDDFPGRRFSQWPEEWIAPLMEGAGFELDALKRLDRPPKVATLIVKGRRARTLPDTVGPEMRLLICGLNPSVYAANAGAGFARPGNRFWPAVLAAGLVSADRDPRRALIDHGVGMTDLVKRATPRADELTADEYRRGLDRLKWLAEWLSPSAVCFVGLAGWRAAVDRKAKAGPQPQGLAGRPVYVMPSTSGAAAGYQMADYVSHLQRAAALAT from the coding sequence ATGGCCGATCACAACACCGTCAGCGTCTACGAGGACCGGGCGGCCGAATGGCGGGCTGAGCGCCAGCCCAAGTCCACTTCAGCGGTCGAAGCTTTCGCCGCCCTAGATCGCCCTGACGGAATCACCGCCGATCTGGGCTGCGGCCCCGGCTGGCACACCGCCGCGCTGGCTGGCCCCGCCCTGCCCAGCCCCGCGCTGGCCATCGACGCGGCCCGGTCCATGCTGGAGATGGTTCCCGAACACGCCCCCGATGCCCTGCGCTGCCGGGCTGATCTGGCCGCGCTGCCCTTGGCCACCGGGTCGCTGGCCGGGGCGTGGGCATCGCGCAGCTACGTACACCTCGACCGCCGCCATGTACCGCTGGCGCTGGCCGACCTGCACCGAGCTCTGGCTGTTGGCGCGCCGGTGGAACTTCACATCTTCGAGGGGGATGCCGATTTCGAGCCGTTCTCCGACGACGACTTCCCCGGCCGCCGCTTCTCCCAGTGGCCCGAAGAGTGGATTGCGCCCCTCATGGAGGGCGCCGGGTTCGAGCTCGACGCCCTGAAGCGGTTGGACCGGCCCCCCAAGGTTGCCACCCTCATCGTCAAAGGTCGCCGGGCCCGCACGCTGCCCGACACCGTGGGCCCAGAAATGCGGCTATTGATTTGCGGCCTGAACCCCAGCGTGTATGCGGCCAACGCCGGCGCGGGATTCGCCCGACCGGGCAACCGGTTCTGGCCCGCGGTGCTGGCCGCCGGCTTGGTGAGTGCCGACCGCGACCCCCGGCGGGCGCTGATCGACCACGGGGTGGGCATGACCGATCTAGTCAAGCGGGCCACCCCCCGGGCCGATGAGCTCACCGCCGACGAGTACCGCCGGGGCCTCGACCGGCTGAAGTGGCTAGCGGAGTGGCTCAGTCCCTCGGCGGTGTGCTTCGTGGGGCTGGCCGGCTGGCGGGCCGCCGTGGACCGAAAGGCAAAGGCCGGGCCGCAACCTCAAGGGTTGGCCGGTCGACCGGTCTATGTCATGCCCTCCACCAGCGGGGCAGCCGCCGGCTATCAGATGGCCGACTACGTCAGCCACCTCCAGCGGGCCGCGGCGCTAGCGACCTGA
- a CDS encoding LLM class F420-dependent oxidoreductase, whose translation MVSRRDGMTVPLFGPIDQQAAQMAELVELGYTDVWSSESNSHDAFTPLVLASQWAPTLRLGTAIVPAYTRGPALVAQSAATLASLAPGRFLLGVGSSSDVIVERWNSIPFDAPYQRVRDLVRFLKPALAGEKVSGDYDTFSVQGFRLGMVPPEPPPILVAALRSQMLTLAGKEADGAIINWLSADDTARVSEIVNAQGPDKEIVARIFVCPNPDRETVIAQGRRAVAGYLNVPVYRAFHQWLGRGELLAEHWERWAAGDRAGSLEAIPEQVVDDLIVNGTPEECRKHIDRYFDNGVTTSSLMLMPLGGIDPWEAVRSLAPRPAGGG comes from the coding sequence ATGGTTTCACGACGCGACGGGATGACGGTTCCCCTGTTCGGCCCCATCGACCAGCAGGCCGCTCAGATGGCTGAGCTGGTCGAATTGGGCTACACCGACGTGTGGTCGTCGGAGTCCAACTCCCACGACGCTTTCACCCCGCTGGTGCTGGCCTCGCAGTGGGCGCCGACGCTGCGCTTGGGCACCGCTATCGTCCCGGCCTATACCCGGGGTCCGGCCCTCGTGGCCCAGTCGGCGGCGACGCTGGCGTCGCTGGCGCCGGGGCGGTTCTTGCTGGGGGTGGGTAGCTCCTCGGACGTGATCGTGGAACGGTGGAACTCCATTCCGTTCGACGCCCCCTACCAGCGGGTGCGCGACTTGGTGCGCTTTTTGAAGCCCGCCCTGGCCGGCGAGAAGGTGAGCGGCGACTACGACACCTTCTCGGTTCAGGGCTTTCGGCTGGGAATGGTCCCACCCGAGCCGCCGCCGATCTTGGTGGCGGCGCTGCGATCCCAGATGCTGACGCTGGCCGGCAAAGAGGCCGACGGGGCCATCATCAACTGGCTGTCGGCCGACGACACCGCCCGGGTGAGCGAGATCGTCAATGCCCAGGGTCCCGACAAGGAGATCGTGGCCCGCATCTTCGTGTGCCCGAACCCCGACCGGGAGACGGTTATCGCCCAGGGGCGGCGGGCGGTGGCCGGCTACCTCAATGTGCCCGTCTACCGGGCGTTCCACCAGTGGCTAGGGCGTGGCGAGCTGCTGGCCGAGCACTGGGAGCGGTGGGCGGCCGGCGACCGGGCCGGATCGCTGGAGGCCATTCCCGAGCAGGTGGTGGACGACCTGATTGTGAACGGCACCCCCGAGGAGTGCCGCAAGCACATCGACCGATACTTCGATAACGGCGTCACCACCTCATCGCTCATGTTGATGCCTTTGGGCGGGATCGACCCTTGGGAGGCAGTCAGGTCGCTAGCGCCGCGGCCCGCTGGAGGTGGCTGA
- a CDS encoding alpha/beta fold hydrolase, giving the protein MSEEVEAGKIGATAGESDVLDPNWVGDQIIDTLDPVYFARTLVNAGMKAAANPVGVGTALLKAAAGAMKVGAATMAKAANTADPEAPAPIQPRPKDHRWTSTAWQDNPYFFGLQQTYLLTRNLADDLIDAANLDEAEDRKAKFAASFAFDALAPTNMLLTNPDALAKAAATGGASVVKGAANMLHDLRHNDGWPSKVDDSGFEPGLNMALTPGKVVYRSDLIEVMQYEPQTEQVYKIPMLFCPPWINKYYIMDLAPQKSLIEWAVQHGHTCFTISYRNPDGSMRDTSFEDYLRQGPLDALRVVQEITGQTQVNTVNVCLGGTLSAIAMAHGAATGDQPIHTATFLNTLTDFSDPGVLGAFTDEPTVAGLERKMADQGYLEASEMARTFDAIRANDLIFQYVVNNWLLGEDPPAFDLLAWNNDSTRMPARMHSSYLRRCYLHNEFANDTFEVDGTSLRPADIKQDAYVLSAIDDHIVPWTAAYRTATLLGGHNRFVLSTSGHIAGIVNPPSPKARHWTNDKIPESPEGWLEGAEQHQETWWEDWAEWIGERAGDKVDAPKQLGSEAYTPMEDAPGLYVKMRSDDAFSD; this is encoded by the coding sequence GTGAGTGAAGAGGTCGAAGCAGGGAAAATTGGGGCCACCGCCGGCGAGTCCGATGTCCTCGACCCCAACTGGGTGGGCGACCAGATCATCGACACGCTCGACCCGGTCTACTTCGCCCGCACCCTGGTGAACGCGGGCATGAAGGCCGCGGCCAATCCGGTGGGGGTGGGTACCGCCCTCCTCAAGGCGGCCGCCGGAGCGATGAAGGTGGGAGCGGCCACCATGGCCAAGGCGGCCAACACCGCCGACCCCGAGGCCCCTGCGCCCATTCAGCCCCGACCCAAGGACCACCGCTGGACCTCCACAGCCTGGCAGGACAATCCATATTTCTTCGGTCTCCAGCAGACCTATCTGCTGACCAGGAACTTGGCCGACGACCTCATCGACGCGGCCAACCTGGATGAAGCCGAGGACCGCAAAGCGAAATTCGCCGCCTCATTCGCCTTCGACGCCCTGGCCCCCACCAACATGCTGCTCACCAACCCCGATGCCCTGGCCAAGGCCGCGGCCACCGGCGGGGCCAGCGTGGTCAAGGGCGCGGCCAACATGCTCCACGACCTGCGCCACAACGATGGGTGGCCGTCCAAGGTGGACGATTCGGGGTTCGAGCCGGGTCTGAACATGGCCCTGACTCCTGGCAAGGTGGTGTACCGCAGCGACCTGATCGAGGTCATGCAGTACGAGCCGCAGACCGAACAGGTCTACAAGATCCCGATGCTGTTCTGCCCGCCGTGGATCAACAAGTACTACATCATGGACTTGGCCCCGCAGAAGAGCCTGATCGAATGGGCGGTGCAGCACGGCCACACCTGCTTCACCATCAGCTATCGCAACCCCGACGGGTCGATGCGCGACACCAGCTTCGAGGACTATCTGCGCCAGGGACCCCTCGACGCCCTGCGGGTGGTGCAGGAGATAACCGGGCAGACGCAGGTGAACACCGTCAACGTGTGTCTGGGGGGCACGCTCAGCGCCATCGCCATGGCCCACGGAGCGGCCACCGGCGACCAGCCGATCCACACCGCCACGTTCTTGAACACTTTGACCGACTTCTCCGATCCCGGCGTGCTGGGAGCGTTCACCGACGAGCCCACCGTGGCCGGGCTCGAGCGCAAGATGGCCGACCAGGGATATCTGGAGGCCAGCGAGATGGCCCGCACCTTCGACGCCATCCGGGCCAACGACCTGATCTTCCAGTACGTGGTGAACAACTGGCTGTTGGGCGAGGACCCGCCGGCGTTCGACCTGCTGGCCTGGAACAACGACAGCACCCGGATGCCGGCCCGCATGCACAGCAGCTACCTGCGCCGCTGCTACCTCCACAATGAGTTCGCCAACGACACTTTCGAGGTCGACGGCACCTCTCTGCGCCCCGCCGACATCAAACAGGACGCCTACGTGCTGTCGGCCATCGACGACCACATCGTGCCGTGGACGGCGGCCTACCGAACCGCAACCCTGCTAGGGGGCCACAACCGATTCGTGCTCAGCACCTCCGGCCACATCGCCGGCATCGTCAACCCGCCCAGCCCCAAGGCCCGCCACTGGACCAACGACAAGATCCCAGAGTCGCCCGAGGGGTGGTTGGAAGGCGCCGAACAGCACCAGGAAACGTGGTGGGAGGACTGGGCCGAATGGATCGGCGAACGGGCTGGCGACAAGGTCGATGCCCCCAAGCAGCTCGGCAGCGAGGCCTACACGCCGATGGAGGACGCCCCGGGCCTCTATGTGAAAATGCGCTCCGATGACGCATTCTCAGACTGA
- a CDS encoding 3-hydroxybutyryl-CoA dehydrogenase — translation MTTGADSSGAQPPQDFESSLEPINRIGVIGGGTMGSGIAEVCARVGLDTLVVEVDKGAIDAARMKIEQSMEKAVAREKMPAATRELALDSLSFSTDLGDLADRDLAIEAVIESLEEKLSVFRAMDKVMAPNAILATNTSSIPVITLGSITSRSDMVLGMHFFNPAPVQPLVELVRSLGTSLETIDRVDRFAVEVLDKRVIRCRDRAGFVVNRLLVPYLLEAIRMFDQGKVSAADIDSGMMYGCGHPMGPLSLCDLIGLDTIEAVADVLYEEFKGSHNAPPPLLRRMVAAGHLGRKTGKGFYEYES, via the coding sequence ATGACTACGGGTGCCGACTCCTCCGGCGCACAGCCGCCGCAGGATTTTGAGTCGTCGCTGGAGCCGATCAACAGAATCGGAGTGATCGGCGGGGGCACCATGGGTTCGGGCATCGCCGAAGTCTGTGCCCGGGTCGGCTTGGACACCCTGGTTGTCGAGGTGGACAAGGGGGCCATCGACGCCGCCCGCATGAAAATTGAGCAGTCGATGGAAAAGGCGGTGGCCCGAGAAAAGATGCCCGCCGCCACCCGAGAGTTGGCCTTGGACTCGCTCAGCTTCAGCACCGACTTGGGCGATCTGGCCGACCGAGACCTGGCCATTGAGGCCGTCATCGAGTCGCTGGAGGAGAAACTCTCGGTATTCCGGGCCATGGACAAGGTGATGGCCCCCAACGCCATCTTGGCCACCAACACCTCGTCGATTCCCGTTATTACCTTGGGCTCCATCACCAGCCGGTCGGACATGGTGCTGGGCATGCACTTCTTCAATCCTGCCCCGGTGCAGCCCTTGGTGGAGTTGGTGCGCTCGCTGGGCACCTCCTTGGAGACCATCGACCGGGTCGACCGCTTCGCAGTGGAAGTACTGGACAAGCGGGTAATCCGCTGCCGCGACCGGGCCGGGTTCGTGGTGAACCGTCTGCTGGTCCCCTACCTGCTCGAGGCCATACGAATGTTCGACCAGGGCAAGGTGAGCGCGGCCGACATCGACAGCGGAATGATGTACGGCTGCGGCCACCCCATGGGCCCGCTGTCGCTGTGCGACCTCATCGGGCTGGACACCATCGAGGCGGTGGCCGACGTGCTCTACGAGGAGTTCAAGGGCTCCCACAACGCCCCGCCCCCGCTGTTGCGGCGCATGGTGGCCGCCGGACATCTGGGGCGCAAGACCGGCAAGGGCTTCTACGAGTACGAGAGCTAG
- a CDS encoding helix-turn-helix transcriptional regulator yields MDQAAVEAFGNYLRSQRKLAQLTLRELSDLAEVSNPYLSQLERGLHQPSVRVIKSLATALNLSAETLLAQAAGINAANGENPEGISDTETTIRADANLSDGQKAALLEVYRSMRGSSQDS; encoded by the coding sequence ATGGACCAAGCCGCCGTTGAGGCATTCGGGAACTATCTGCGCAGCCAGCGCAAACTGGCCCAACTCACTCTGCGGGAGCTGTCTGATCTGGCCGAGGTGTCCAACCCCTACCTCAGCCAACTGGAAAGGGGTCTGCACCAACCATCGGTGCGGGTGATCAAGTCGCTGGCCACTGCACTCAACCTGTCGGCTGAGACCCTGTTGGCCCAAGCCGCCGGCATCAACGCCGCCAACGGCGAGAATCCCGAGGGCATCTCCGATACTGAAACCACCATTCGGGCCGACGCCAACCTCTCTGATGGGCAGAAGGCTGCCCTGTTGGAGGTGTACCGGAGCATGAGGGGCAGCAGTCAAGACTCGTAG
- a CDS encoding thermonuclease family protein, whose translation MRSPAAVSGLLVGGLFLLVGCSGSSTSQPGDSPELAAAMVGAAATVMQVVDGDTVVVQVAGRTERVRLIGIDTPETIGGFLPAECYGDEATVFTKSLLPEGTEVRLTRDAEARDRYDRLLAYVHRSGDGLFVNLEIAANGYAEALVIEPNTTHADAFYAAAANARDQGLGLWSKCGSADVVLE comes from the coding sequence GTGAGGTCGCCAGCCGCGGTCAGCGGCCTGCTGGTTGGCGGGCTCTTCTTGCTGGTTGGTTGCTCGGGAAGTTCAACCAGCCAGCCCGGTGACTCGCCCGAATTGGCCGCAGCGATGGTCGGCGCCGCCGCGACGGTGATGCAGGTGGTCGACGGCGACACAGTAGTGGTGCAGGTAGCAGGCCGGACCGAGCGAGTGCGACTGATCGGCATCGACACCCCCGAGACAATCGGGGGATTTCTGCCCGCCGAGTGCTATGGCGACGAGGCCACCGTATTCACAAAATCGCTTCTGCCGGAAGGAACCGAGGTGCGGCTGACCCGCGACGCCGAAGCCCGCGACCGCTACGACCGCCTGCTGGCCTATGTGCATCGCTCCGGCGATGGCCTGTTCGTCAATCTCGAAATCGCCGCCAACGGATATGCCGAAGCCCTGGTCATCGAGCCGAACACCACCCACGCCGATGCCTTCTACGCCGCTGCGGCCAACGCCCGCGACCAGGGGCTTGGCCTGTGGAGCAAGTGCGGCAGCGCAGACGTGGTGCTTGAGTAA
- a CDS encoding ChbG/HpnK family deacetylase: MSELLERLGGDPNGRGLIITCDSMGQSHAANAGIAECLDLGVATAASLMVPCPWARDAARRFANTPVGVDLTLNAEFDNYRWGPITQAPSLLDGDGGFPRTPSDSWEHSDLDEVHRECRAQIERASQWGSDLTHLSPHLDTLLMRPEFFDVYLELAVEMALPIRLGGSDQERRSGFPFRRLAADAGVLAPEHRAQIRGRPARRTLEDALENLAPGVTELVVSPAIDTLELREMDPGWLSRVEQYLLVAYDPGLRTAVEHSGARMLSYADLRDAQRQG; the protein is encoded by the coding sequence GTGAGCGAGCTACTGGAACGCCTAGGCGGTGACCCCAACGGCCGAGGCCTCATCATCACCTGCGACAGCATGGGGCAATCCCATGCGGCCAATGCGGGCATCGCTGAGTGCCTGGACCTAGGGGTGGCCACTGCCGCCAGCTTGATGGTGCCCTGTCCGTGGGCCCGGGACGCAGCCAGGCGCTTCGCCAACACCCCGGTAGGGGTTGACCTCACCCTCAACGCCGAGTTCGACAACTACCGATGGGGTCCGATAACCCAGGCGCCGTCGCTGCTGGACGGCGACGGCGGCTTCCCCCGGACCCCTTCCGACTCGTGGGAGCACAGCGACCTTGACGAGGTCCACCGGGAGTGCCGGGCCCAAATCGAGCGAGCCAGCCAGTGGGGCAGCGACCTGACCCATCTGAGTCCGCACTTGGACACTCTGCTGATGCGCCCCGAGTTCTTCGACGTGTACTTGGAGCTGGCGGTGGAGATGGCGCTGCCGATTCGCCTTGGGGGAAGCGACCAAGAGCGCAGATCCGGCTTCCCGTTCCGCCGCTTAGCCGCCGATGCCGGTGTGCTGGCCCCCGAGCACCGGGCGCAGATCCGCGGCCGCCCCGCACGCCGCACCCTGGAGGATGCGCTGGAGAACCTGGCCCCAGGGGTGACCGAGCTTGTGGTGTCTCCGGCCATCGACACTCTCGAGCTGCGGGAGATGGACCCGGGCTGGCTCAGCAGAGTGGAGCAGTACCTGCTGGTGGCCTACGACCCAGGGCTGCGCACCGCGGTGGAGCACTCTGGTGCCCGGATGCTGAGTTACGCCGACCTACGCGATGCCCAGCGCCAGGGCTGA
- the mca gene encoding mycothiol conjugate amidase Mca, giving the protein MTADLRMLTIHAHPDDEASKGSATVAMYVDQGVVASLVCCTGGEEGDILNPAMDRPEVRDNLNQVRREELVEAADVLGYRSVHWLGYRDSGMPESDANADSRSFAQAPLEEAVGRLVALIRAERPHVVVTYGEDQQGYRHPDHLRVAEISGPAFEAAADPDAYPDAGEPWQVLKLYYVTWSRNRITALHEKFGELDLESPYDERWFSRPSNDDIITTRIQCAEYFDRRSKALLAHRTQVDPDSKFWFGLPDHHMADAYPWEDYVLARTLVDTDLPETDLFAGIA; this is encoded by the coding sequence ATGACCGCCGACCTCCGAATGCTCACCATCCACGCCCACCCCGATGACGAGGCGTCCAAGGGGTCGGCGACGGTGGCCATGTATGTGGACCAGGGGGTGGTGGCCTCATTGGTGTGCTGTACCGGCGGGGAAGAGGGCGACATCTTGAACCCAGCCATGGACCGCCCCGAGGTTCGCGACAATCTCAACCAAGTTCGCCGGGAAGAACTGGTGGAGGCCGCCGACGTGCTCGGCTATCGCAGCGTTCACTGGCTGGGCTACCGCGACTCCGGGATGCCCGAGAGCGACGCCAACGCCGATTCCCGCAGCTTCGCCCAAGCGCCTCTGGAAGAGGCTGTCGGGCGTCTGGTGGCCCTCATCCGGGCCGAGCGCCCCCATGTGGTGGTGACCTACGGGGAGGACCAGCAGGGCTACCGCCACCCCGACCATCTCCGGGTGGCTGAAATAAGCGGCCCGGCCTTCGAGGCTGCCGCCGACCCCGATGCCTATCCCGACGCCGGGGAGCCGTGGCAGGTGTTGAAGTTGTACTACGTGACCTGGTCGCGGAACCGGATCACCGCCCTGCACGAGAAGTTCGGAGAGCTGGATCTGGAGTCGCCCTATGACGAGCGGTGGTTCAGCCGGCCCTCCAACGACGACATCATCACCACCCGCATCCAGTGCGCCGAGTACTTCGATCGCCGGTCCAAGGCGCTGTTGGCCCATCGCACCCAGGTCGACCCCGACTCCAAATTCTGGTTCGGCCTGCCTGATCACCACATGGCCGATGCCTACCCCTGGGAGGACTACGTTCTGGCCCGCACCCTGGTGGACACCGATCTGCCCGAAACCGACCTGTTCGCGGGGATCGCCTAG